A portion of the Halalkalicoccus tibetensis genome contains these proteins:
- a CDS encoding nucleobase:cation symporter-2 family protein produces MSNESGDGIDLAYGLDEKPPLPKSILLALQHVSVMIVPSTAVAFIVAGAAGLDAVDTTYLVQMVILFAGVATVVQAYTVGPVGAKLPIVMGTSFAFVGAMSSIGAGAGLDTVFGSIVVAAIVVPFLLGWQFKRLQAFFPPLVTGLIVVIIGLYLIPVGMEYSAGGVDAPDFGALHNLALAALVLGITVLFNLLLKGVWRMMSILIGIGTGYAVAIGLGVVDFGPVADAAWFAVPTPGEFGFSFEAVPLLTFAFLFLVSGMETIGDMSGITAAEGRNPTAEEFRGGIFADGFISAIGAVFGSFPQTSFSQNVGIINFTGIMSRHIVGIGGVMLIVLGLVPKIGAIVTTIPDAVFGGAVLVMVGMVAASGMRLLFLNIEMNRRNMVVIATALGLGLGVETVPEALAGLPEGAQLFFGEAVIMTGLVALLLNTFVPGDSSPLFDVPDTVPPVSEPVDDD; encoded by the coding sequence ATGTCCAATGAAAGCGGCGATGGGATCGATTTAGCGTACGGTCTGGACGAAAAACCACCGTTGCCCAAGTCTATCCTCCTGGCATTGCAACACGTGTCCGTCATGATCGTCCCCTCGACCGCGGTCGCGTTCATCGTCGCGGGGGCCGCGGGGCTCGATGCCGTCGACACGACGTATCTGGTCCAGATGGTGATCCTGTTCGCCGGGGTGGCGACCGTCGTCCAGGCCTACACCGTCGGGCCCGTCGGCGCGAAGCTCCCCATCGTCATGGGCACCAGCTTCGCCTTCGTCGGGGCGATGAGCTCAATCGGCGCGGGCGCGGGCCTCGACACCGTCTTCGGCTCGATCGTCGTCGCGGCGATCGTGGTCCCGTTCCTGCTGGGCTGGCAGTTCAAGCGGCTCCAGGCGTTCTTCCCGCCGCTTGTCACCGGGCTCATCGTGGTCATCATCGGCCTGTATCTCATCCCCGTCGGGATGGAGTACTCGGCGGGCGGCGTCGATGCACCCGATTTCGGTGCGCTGCACAACCTCGCGCTCGCCGCGTTGGTGCTGGGGATCACTGTCCTGTTCAACCTGCTTCTGAAGGGGGTCTGGCGGATGATGAGCATTCTCATCGGGATCGGTACCGGCTACGCCGTCGCGATCGGCCTCGGCGTCGTCGACTTCGGGCCGGTCGCCGATGCCGCCTGGTTCGCAGTGCCCACGCCCGGCGAGTTCGGGTTCAGCTTCGAGGCCGTCCCACTGCTCACCTTCGCGTTCCTGTTTCTCGTCTCGGGGATGGAGACCATCGGCGACATGTCCGGCATCACCGCCGCCGAGGGACGAAACCCCACGGCCGAGGAGTTCCGCGGGGGGATCTTCGCCGACGGGTTCATCAGCGCCATCGGCGCCGTGTTCGGCTCGTTCCCGCAGACCTCCTTCTCCCAGAACGTCGGCATCATCAACTTCACCGGCATCATGAGCCGACACATCGTCGGCATCGGCGGGGTCATGCTGATCGTCCTGGGACTGGTCCCGAAGATCGGGGCGATCGTGACGACGATCCCCGACGCGGTGTTCGGCGGCGCGGTGCTGGTCATGGTGGGGATGGTGGCCGCGAGCGGCATGCGGCTTCTCTTCTTGAACATCGAGATGAACCGGCGGAACATGGTGGTCATCGCGACGGCACTCGGGCTCGGGCTGGGCGTCGAGACGGTGCCCGAGGCGCTCGCCGGACTGCCCGAGGGCGCACAGCTCTTCTTCGGGGAGGCGGTGATCATGACCGGCCTCGTGGCGCTGCTGTTGAACACGTTTGTCCCGGGCGACTCAAGCCCCCTGTTCGACGTGCCCGATACGGTCCCGCCCGTCTCCGAGCCGGTCGACGACGACTGA
- a CDS encoding (2Fe-2S)-binding protein → MEIDVTLNGVERTFEAERSDSLLDVLRRNGYTGAKRGCDTGNCGFCTVAVDGEPERSCIKPVATIDGTDIETIEGLGSQDDLHPVQAAFVDNAALQCGFCIPGMIMQSRSLLAENPDPTEAEIREALSENLCRCTGYEKIIDAVQDAAGRMGEEGVATDGGLVRGTDE, encoded by the coding sequence ATGGAAATAGACGTTACGCTGAACGGGGTCGAACGAACGTTCGAAGCCGAACGCTCCGACTCGCTTCTCGACGTCCTCCGGCGCAACGGCTACACCGGCGCGAAACGCGGCTGTGATACGGGCAACTGCGGTTTCTGTACGGTCGCGGTCGACGGCGAGCCCGAACGGTCCTGTATCAAGCCGGTCGCGACGATCGACGGAACGGACATCGAGACCATCGAGGGGCTCGGCTCCCAGGACGACCTCCACCCCGTCCAGGCGGCGTTCGTCGACAACGCCGCGCTCCAGTGTGGCTTCTGCATTCCCGGCATGATCATGCAGTCGCGGAGCCTGCTCGCGGAGAACCCCGACCCGACCGAGGCCGAGATCCGCGAGGCGCTCTCCGAGAACCTCTGTCGGTGCACCGGCTACGAGAAGATCATCGACGCCGTCCAGGACGCCGCCGGCCGGATGGGCGAGGAGGGCGTCGCCACGGACGGCGGCCTGGTTCGGGGTACGGACGAATGA
- the pucL gene encoding factor-independent urate hydroxylase, translating into MSHSNERDDDRGTERRTMNYGKEKVAVYRTYATPLEGIRPIPESSFEGRDNVLFGLEVRVQFEGEEFLPSFSEADNSKVVATDSMKNFVLHQAGEYEGATAEGFLHFVGREFLDTYPHVERVKMSATEFPFDERPVPGEDGFEPSDLVFRVSDDESAFGEVYLDRVDGEPTIAEQTSGVTDIELVKVKGNSFTGYIQDEYTTLPEREDRALYISLDVFWEYEDPEDALGEEPERYVPAEQVRDIAQVVFDEVDSNSIQDLIYRIGLRVLERYPQLESVEFEANNRTWIEVRDDLEGDAKVLREPPRPTGYQQFSMDRSDLEER; encoded by the coding sequence ATGAGTCACAGCAACGAACGCGACGACGATCGGGGTACAGAGCGCAGAACGATGAACTACGGCAAGGAGAAGGTCGCCGTCTACCGGACCTACGCGACCCCACTCGAAGGGATCCGTCCCATCCCGGAGTCCAGCTTCGAGGGCCGGGACAACGTCCTCTTCGGGCTGGAGGTGCGCGTCCAGTTCGAGGGCGAGGAGTTCCTGCCCTCCTTCAGCGAGGCCGACAACAGCAAGGTGGTGGCGACGGACTCGATGAAGAACTTCGTCCTCCACCAGGCCGGGGAGTACGAGGGGGCGACGGCCGAGGGCTTCCTCCACTTCGTGGGACGGGAGTTCCTCGATACGTACCCGCACGTGGAGCGGGTGAAGATGTCAGCCACCGAGTTCCCCTTCGACGAGCGCCCGGTCCCCGGCGAGGACGGCTTCGAGCCGAGCGATCTCGTCTTCCGGGTGTCCGACGACGAATCGGCGTTCGGCGAGGTCTACCTGGATCGGGTCGACGGCGAGCCGACCATCGCCGAGCAGACCAGCGGCGTCACGGACATCGAACTGGTCAAGGTGAAGGGCAACTCCTTCACCGGCTACATTCAGGACGAGTACACCACCCTCCCCGAACGCGAGGACCGCGCGCTCTACATCTCGCTCGACGTCTTCTGGGAGTACGAGGACCCGGAGGACGCGCTGGGGGAAGAGCCCGAGCGATACGTGCCGGCCGAGCAGGTCCGTGATATCGCTCAGGTCGTCTTCGACGAGGTCGACTCGAACTCCATCCAGGACCTGATCTACCGGATCGGCCTGCGGGTCCTCGAGCGGTATCCCCAGCTCGAATCCGTCGAGTTCGAGGCCAACAACCGCACCTGGATCGAGGTCCGCGACGACCTCGAGGGCGACGCCAAGGTGCTCAGGGAGCCGCCCCGACCGACCGGCTACCAGCAGTTCTCGATGGACCGAAGCGACCTGGAGGAACGATGA
- a CDS encoding IclR family transcriptional regulator, whose amino-acid sequence MPPTDSASTPRTLSTVLNSVEVIHALMRLDGAGVTELADHLDQSKSTTYTYLTSLEEGGLVAKADDQYRLSFDFLLFGEYVRNRSPLYTIGKSHIDALAAETGQYAHLVVEENGRGLNLYKSKGERAIGDDYQAAKFQQRDYLHITASGKAILAYLPRERVEGIVDRHGLPARTERTITSRERLFEELADVREQGYAHNDGEEIEGFRAVGAPIRSRDGSVLGSMSVSGPESAFGDESRHREVVDAVVRTANVIEVNVNMSSRSSEIVENGEG is encoded by the coding sequence ATGCCACCGACCGATTCGGCGTCCACGCCGCGGACGCTCTCGACCGTGCTCAACTCGGTCGAGGTAATCCACGCGCTCATGCGTCTCGACGGGGCCGGGGTGACGGAGCTCGCGGACCATCTCGACCAGTCCAAAAGCACGACCTACACCTACCTCACATCGCTCGAGGAGGGTGGCCTCGTGGCGAAGGCCGACGACCAGTATCGGTTATCGTTCGATTTCCTGCTGTTCGGCGAGTACGTCCGCAACCGGAGCCCGCTGTACACGATCGGAAAGAGCCACATCGATGCTCTGGCCGCCGAGACCGGGCAGTACGCCCATCTCGTCGTCGAGGAGAACGGCCGGGGACTCAACCTCTATAAGTCGAAGGGTGAGCGAGCGATCGGGGACGACTACCAGGCGGCCAAGTTCCAGCAGCGCGACTACCTCCACATCACCGCCTCGGGCAAGGCGATCCTCGCCTATCTCCCCCGCGAGCGCGTCGAGGGGATCGTCGACCGCCACGGCCTGCCCGCCCGTACGGAGCGGACGATAACCAGCAGGGAGCGGCTGTTCGAGGAGCTGGCCGACGTCCGCGAACAGGGGTACGCACACAACGACGGCGAGGAGATCGAAGGGTTCCGGGCGGTCGGCGCGCCGATCAGGTCCCGCGACGGCTCCGTCCTGGGGTCGATGAGCGTCTCCGGTCCGGAGAGCGCCTTCGGCGACGAGTCGCGCCACCGGGAGGTCGTCGACGCGGTGGTGAGGACGGCGAACGTCATCGAGGTCAACGTCAACATGTCGAGCCGGAGCTCCGAGATCGTCGAGAACGGGGAGGGGTAG
- a CDS encoding xanthine dehydrogenase family protein molybdopterin-binding subunit, translating to MSRTDEPRDDDEKRQSTAAEDEHPMEWDETPNNRKSAEERQAISKREEKNDARKIVTGESKYTADYARNFPELAEAAVLRSDIAHGYVTELDTSAAEEMEGVHAVITPDSEAVPDATYTSAGQSYPEPSPWDLTVLRRKVRFVGDPIAAVAAESRAVADRAIRAIDVSYEELEPVLDPEAATEPDAPRIHDPAEIENAQPGADYERNVEAHEEGEIGDVDAAFEEVATRDDWLVTETEWETPYQSHCVPEPHTTIARRDEDDRIHLVSSTQVPYHTRRQLAHLFDLPIRDVRVSKPRIGAGFGAKQSMLIEPITVALMEAADRPVKLETTRREQFYALRSRRPARVRLRSVVTDEGDIEALDMSATTNSGAYGPHGRTVPGSIGTKPLPLYAHTPNVRFEMTAVHTNLPVGGAIRGYGAPQGHFALEGHLDEVAHELGMDPIELRSRNLIAEGDLEAVSGITMKGEHVRRIRSCGLDDCIARGKAAIGWDEIEQPEEDHLHRACGVALTAQKSGVAGDELGAAHVKMNEDGSFILQTGAVDIGPGADTAMAQIAAEVLGARPEDVLVQPSDTDVSPFDYGAYASSTTYVTGSAVKAAAEDARDQLLEFASRMLEEPADALETQNGAVRSERTGESVTLEEVGYESIYGDEVRAQVMGQASFSTDESPPPFGAQFADVTVNEETGEFEVHKLVFAVDCGVAINPALAEGQVEGAMHMSYELATSAGFSFDEDGTPEVLGFRDYGMPTTADQPPLESILVETHEPTGPFGAKSVAEIPVNGVPPALSNAIRRAVGVRVSDLPITAEKIRAKLEE from the coding sequence ATGAGCAGAACTGACGAACCGCGGGACGACGACGAGAAACGACAGTCGACGGCCGCCGAGGACGAACATCCGATGGAGTGGGACGAAACGCCGAACAACCGGAAGTCGGCGGAGGAACGCCAAGCGATCTCGAAGCGCGAGGAGAAGAACGACGCCCGGAAGATCGTCACGGGCGAGTCGAAGTACACCGCCGACTACGCGCGGAACTTCCCGGAGCTCGCCGAGGCGGCGGTCCTCCGGTCGGATATCGCCCACGGGTACGTAACGGAGCTCGACACGAGCGCCGCCGAGGAGATGGAGGGCGTCCACGCCGTCATCACCCCCGACTCCGAGGCGGTGCCCGACGCCACCTACACCTCCGCGGGCCAGTCGTACCCCGAGCCGAGCCCGTGGGACCTGACTGTCCTCCGGCGGAAGGTGCGGTTCGTCGGCGACCCGATCGCCGCCGTCGCCGCCGAGAGCCGCGCCGTCGCCGACAGGGCGATCAGAGCGATCGACGTCAGCTACGAGGAGCTGGAGCCCGTCCTCGATCCCGAGGCAGCGACCGAGCCCGACGCGCCGCGGATCCACGACCCCGCCGAAATCGAGAACGCCCAGCCCGGCGCGGACTACGAGCGGAACGTCGAGGCCCACGAGGAGGGCGAGATCGGCGACGTCGACGCGGCGTTCGAGGAGGTGGCGACCAGGGACGACTGGCTCGTCACCGAGACCGAGTGGGAGACGCCGTACCAGTCCCACTGCGTCCCCGAACCCCACACGACGATCGCGCGTCGCGACGAGGACGACCGCATTCACCTCGTCTCGAGCACGCAGGTACCCTACCACACGCGCCGGCAGCTCGCACACCTGTTCGACCTCCCGATCCGGGACGTGAGAGTGTCGAAGCCGCGGATCGGCGCCGGGTTCGGCGCCAAGCAGTCGATGCTGATCGAGCCGATCACGGTCGCGCTGATGGAGGCCGCGGACCGACCCGTGAAACTGGAGACGACGCGTCGCGAGCAGTTCTACGCGCTGCGCTCGCGCCGGCCCGCCCGCGTTCGTCTGCGAAGCGTCGTTACCGACGAGGGCGACATCGAGGCGCTCGACATGTCGGCGACGACGAACTCCGGCGCGTACGGCCCCCACGGGCGGACGGTTCCCGGCTCCATCGGCACGAAGCCCCTGCCGCTGTACGCCCACACGCCGAACGTCCGATTCGAGATGACGGCCGTCCACACGAACCTCCCGGTCGGGGGCGCGATCCGCGGCTACGGCGCGCCCCAGGGACACTTCGCCCTCGAGGGCCACCTGGACGAGGTCGCCCACGAGCTGGGGATGGACCCCATCGAGCTGCGCTCGCGGAACCTCATCGCGGAGGGCGACCTCGAGGCCGTCTCGGGCATCACGATGAAGGGCGAGCACGTCCGCCGGATCCGCTCGTGCGGGCTCGATGACTGTATCGCCCGCGGGAAGGCCGCGATCGGCTGGGACGAGATCGAACAGCCCGAGGAGGACCACCTCCATCGGGCCTGCGGCGTCGCGCTCACCGCACAGAAGAGCGGCGTCGCCGGCGACGAGCTCGGCGCGGCCCACGTCAAGATGAACGAGGACGGCTCGTTCATCCTCCAGACCGGGGCCGTCGACATCGGCCCCGGGGCCGACACCGCGATGGCCCAGATCGCCGCGGAGGTGCTCGGGGCCCGCCCGGAGGACGTCCTCGTCCAGCCCTCTGACACTGATGTCTCGCCGTTCGACTACGGCGCGTACGCCTCCTCGACGACCTACGTCACCGGGAGCGCGGTGAAGGCGGCCGCCGAGGACGCGCGCGATCAGCTGCTCGAGTTCGCCTCGCGAATGCTCGAGGAGCCGGCCGACGCGCTCGAGACGCAGAACGGGGCGGTTCGCTCCGAGCGGACCGGCGAGTCGGTCACGCTCGAGGAGGTCGGCTACGAGTCCATCTACGGCGACGAGGTGCGCGCGCAGGTGATGGGACAGGCGAGCTTCTCGACGGACGAGTCCCCGCCGCCGTTCGGCGCCCAGTTCGCCGACGTGACCGTGAACGAGGAGACCGGCGAGTTTGAGGTCCACAAGCTCGTCTTCGCGGTCGACTGTGGCGTCGCCATCAACCCGGCGCTCGCGGAGGGACAGGTCGAGGGCGCGATGCACATGAGTTATGAGCTAGCCACCTCCGCGGGGTTCTCGTTCGACGAGGACGGCACGCCGGAGGTCCTCGGCTTTCGCGACTACGGGATGCCGACGACGGCCGACCAGCCGCCCCTCGAGTCGATCCTGGTCGAGACCCACGAGCCGACGGGCCCGTTCGGCGCGAAATCGGTGGCCGAGATCCCGGTCAACGGCGTCCCGCCGGCATTGAGCAACGCGATCCGCCGCGCGGTCGGCGTCCGGGTGAGCGACCTCCCGATCACCGCCGAGAAGATACGCGCGAAGCTCGAGGAGTAG
- a CDS encoding Zn-dependent hydrolase: MDQQLHRYVDGDRVRVDITRTAEFGALPDEEGHGRTVLTGTEADGLAREYFVERLEERGLEVRVDAVGNVTGRWVPDGADPTARAVATGSHLDSVVSGGIFDGVLGVYAGLESVRAMQDAGLSPDRPVEVVAFTEEEGGRFSDGVLGSSVAIGARDVDDALAAADGDGVTLEEALARIGFRGDGRLNAAAWDSWLELHVEQGTRLEEAPASAGVVTHITGTIRCHVDIVGEANHAGTTSMGSRTDALAAASELVLDLESTTNEIVRRRSETAVGTVGQFEVEPGSINVIPGAVRLGIDVRDVEYATMERIVSGIQSCLDRLEDQRNVETSFSRPYDIEPIAMSDRCVAALHDAAAGVGIDAIDLHSGAGHDTMHIAKATDAGLVFAPSEGGYSHSAAEWTDWEDCAAATRLLAVALHDLATE; this comes from the coding sequence ATGGATCAGCAGCTCCACCGGTACGTCGACGGGGACAGAGTTCGGGTCGACATCACGCGGACGGCGGAGTTCGGAGCCCTCCCCGACGAGGAGGGGCACGGGCGGACGGTGCTGACCGGGACCGAGGCCGACGGGCTGGCTCGGGAGTACTTCGTGGAGCGCCTCGAGGAGCGGGGGCTCGAGGTGCGCGTCGACGCCGTCGGCAACGTCACGGGGCGCTGGGTACCCGACGGTGCCGACCCGACCGCCCGCGCGGTCGCGACCGGGAGCCACCTCGACTCGGTCGTCTCGGGGGGGATCTTCGACGGGGTGCTGGGCGTGTACGCCGGTCTCGAGTCGGTCCGCGCGATGCAGGACGCCGGGCTCTCACCCGACCGTCCCGTCGAGGTCGTGGCGTTCACCGAGGAGGAGGGGGGGCGGTTCTCGGACGGCGTCCTCGGCTCCTCGGTCGCGATCGGCGCGCGCGACGTGGACGACGCGCTCGCGGCCGCCGACGGGGACGGCGTGACCCTCGAGGAGGCGCTGGCGAGGATCGGATTCCGGGGCGACGGCCGCCTGAACGCGGCGGCATGGGACTCGTGGCTCGAACTGCACGTCGAACAGGGCACCCGGCTGGAGGAGGCGCCGGCCTCGGCCGGCGTCGTGACGCATATCACCGGCACCATCCGGTGTCACGTCGATATCGTCGGCGAGGCGAACCACGCCGGAACCACCTCCATGGGCTCGCGTACCGACGCGCTGGCCGCCGCGAGCGAGCTGGTTCTCGACCTCGAGTCGACGACGAACGAGATCGTCCGACGGCGAAGCGAAACGGCCGTCGGGACCGTGGGCCAGTTCGAGGTCGAACCCGGGTCGATCAACGTCATCCCCGGTGCGGTCCGTCTGGGGATCGACGTCCGTGACGTCGAGTACGCCACCATGGAACGGATCGTCTCGGGCATTCAAAGCTGTCTGGACCGCCTAGAGGACCAACGGAACGTCGAGACGAGCTTCAGCCGCCCGTACGACATCGAACCGATCGCCATGAGCGATCGCTGCGTCGCGGCCCTGCATGACGCGGCCGCGGGGGTGGGGATCGACGCGATCGACCTCCACTCCGGGGCCGGACACGACACGATGCATATCGCGAAGGCGACCGATGCGGGGCTCGTCTTCGCCCCCTCCGAGGGGGGTTACTCACACAGCGCGGCGGAGTGGACCGACTGGGAGGACTGTGCGGCGGCGACGCGTCTGCTCGCCGTTGCCCTCCACGATCTGGCGACTGAATAG
- a CDS encoding DUF3830 family protein codes for MSTLELEIEERTFTAELHEEAAPESVAAMREFLPLESELMHVRWSGHATWINIDEIELPELPRENHTVYPSYGDILLYPGYRNEQEILVPCGSTCFKSPAGELAGNHVATIDAPREELREMEQETLRTGMKDVTVRLVE; via the coding sequence ATGAGCACATTAGAACTCGAGATCGAGGAGCGGACGTTCACGGCGGAGCTACACGAGGAGGCGGCGCCCGAATCGGTCGCGGCGATGCGCGAGTTCCTCCCGCTGGAGTCGGAGCTGATGCACGTCAGATGGAGCGGCCACGCGACGTGGATCAACATCGACGAGATCGAGCTCCCGGAGCTCCCCCGCGAGAACCACACCGTCTACCCCTCCTACGGAGACATCCTGCTGTATCCCGGCTACCGGAACGAACAGGAGATCCTCGTCCCCTGTGGCTCGACCTGCTTCAAGAGCCCGGCGGGCGAGCTCGCCGGCAACCACGTCGCGACGATCGACGCGCCGCGCGAGGAGCTCCGGGAGATGGAGCAGGAGACGCTCCGAACCGGGATGAAGGACGTGACCGTCCGCCTCGTGGAGTGA
- the uraD gene encoding 2-oxo-4-hydroxy-4-carboxy-5-ureidoimidazoline decarboxylase — MTRLTVEELNRADEAEFVDALGGVYEESPWVAERSWPERPFSSVSDLQRAMEETVRNASRERQLELLRAHPDLGERTEMTEESREEQASAGLDSLDPDQYEAFQRLNETYRERFGFPFIMAVRDESVDAIEDAMTERVEHSEPEEFRTALEEVHEIAALRLEELLEPREHERGSGP, encoded by the coding sequence ATGACGAGACTCACGGTAGAGGAGCTGAACCGGGCCGACGAGGCGGAGTTCGTCGACGCCCTCGGCGGGGTGTACGAGGAGTCGCCGTGGGTGGCCGAGCGGAGCTGGCCCGAACGGCCGTTCTCGTCCGTCAGCGACCTCCAACGGGCCATGGAGGAAACCGTCCGAAACGCGTCGCGGGAGCGACAGTTGGAGCTCCTCCGGGCACATCCCGACCTCGGGGAGCGAACCGAGATGACCGAGGAGTCCCGCGAGGAGCAGGCCTCCGCCGGCCTCGACAGTCTGGATCCGGACCAGTACGAGGCGTTCCAGCGGCTCAACGAGACCTACCGCGAGCGGTTCGGGTTCCCGTTCATCATGGCGGTGCGGGACGAGTCGGTCGACGCGATCGAGGACGCGATGACGGAGCGGGTCGAGCACTCGGAGCCCGAGGAGTTCCGAACCGCGCTGGAGGAGGTCCACGAGATCGCGGCGCTCCGGCTCGAGGAGCTACTGGAGCCACGGGAGCACGAACGGGGGTCGGGACCCTGA
- a CDS encoding dihydroorotase — MPVDTVISGGTLVTARSTFDSDLAIDDGTIVGIGDERAMPEAETTVDASGLLVMPGVVDPHVHIDDHVSLDSYETATAAAALGGVTTLIDFAWQAYAGDDGPWEEEGTLREGVERKRESGEEALVDFGLHGGVLREDSDVFDELAALVESGITSFKVYTTYEFGLSNGFIRELFERLGELDAVGVAHTEDDSVCESLTAEFRAAGRDDPEWLPLARPDYAEAMAADDLARLARETGTKYYGVHTSCRKAAEALGRHQGDGSLVRAETCTHYTTLTDEVYREQGTLPRIAPPLRTEDDVEAVFERLRDGTLSVVSTDHVAQTRARKEEGKWWEDPFGANGLQTSLPVFHHEAVNERGLSYPFLVRVMCRNPARTFGLPGKGALEPGTDADLVLFDPDETYTVSADDNASVADYSIYEGREVTGRVIHTYLRGEPIVRDGELVGEPGYGEFVRRDCPVWDDD; from the coding sequence ATGCCCGTTGACACGGTGATCTCCGGCGGCACGCTCGTCACCGCTCGAAGCACCTTCGACAGCGACCTGGCGATAGACGACGGCACCATCGTCGGTATCGGCGACGAACGAGCCATGCCGGAGGCCGAGACGACCGTCGACGCGTCGGGTCTGTTGGTGATGCCGGGGGTCGTCGACCCCCACGTCCACATCGACGACCACGTCTCGCTGGACAGCTACGAGACGGCCACCGCCGCCGCCGCGCTCGGCGGGGTGACGACGCTGATCGACTTCGCCTGGCAGGCGTACGCCGGCGACGACGGCCCGTGGGAGGAGGAGGGGACGCTGCGCGAGGGCGTCGAGCGAAAGCGCGAGAGCGGCGAGGAGGCGCTGGTCGACTTCGGGCTTCATGGAGGGGTTCTCCGGGAGGATTCCGACGTGTTCGACGAACTCGCGGCGCTCGTCGAGTCGGGGATCACCTCCTTCAAGGTCTACACCACCTACGAGTTCGGGCTCTCGAACGGGTTCATCCGCGAGCTGTTCGAGCGATTGGGGGAGCTCGACGCCGTCGGCGTCGCCCACACGGAGGACGACAGCGTCTGTGAGTCGCTGACGGCGGAGTTCAGAGCGGCCGGCCGGGACGACCCGGAGTGGCTCCCGCTCGCCCGACCGGACTACGCGGAGGCGATGGCCGCCGACGACCTCGCCAGGCTCGCACGGGAGACCGGCACCAAGTACTACGGCGTTCACACCTCCTGTCGGAAGGCGGCCGAGGCGCTCGGGCGCCACCAGGGCGACGGGAGCCTCGTGCGCGCGGAGACCTGTACCCACTACACGACCCTCACCGACGAGGTCTATCGGGAGCAGGGAACCCTCCCGCGGATCGCGCCGCCGCTTCGCACCGAGGACGACGTCGAGGCGGTCTTCGAGCGCCTGCGCGACGGGACGCTGAGCGTCGTCTCGACCGACCACGTCGCACAGACACGCGCACGGAAGGAGGAGGGCAAGTGGTGGGAGGATCCCTTCGGCGCGAACGGCCTGCAGACGAGCCTGCCGGTGTTCCACCACGAGGCGGTGAACGAACGGGGGCTTTCCTACCCGTTTCTCGTCCGCGTGATGTGTCGGAACCCGGCCCGGACGTTCGGCCTCCCCGGCAAGGGGGCCCTCGAGCCGGGTACCGACGCGGACCTCGTGCTGTTCGATCCCGATGAGACGTACACCGTCTCGGCCGACGACAACGCCTCGGTCGCCGACTACTCGATCTACGAGGGCCGCGAGGTCACCGGCCGGGTGATCCACACCTACCTGCGGGGCGAGCCGATCGTGAGGGACGGCGAGCTCGTCGGCGAACCCGGATACGGCGAGTTCGTCCGGCGCGACTGCCCCGTCTGGGACGACGACTGA
- the uraH gene encoding hydroxyisourate hydrolase: MSAGLTTHVLDTSREGPASGVDVTLQRLDDSGAETIGRGTTNDDGRLDEPLLTPDRMETGTYRLLFDVGDYYDREGRESTFLDIVPVRFTIADATEHYHVPLLLSPGGYTTYRGS, from the coding sequence ATGAGCGCGGGACTGACCACGCACGTCCTCGACACCAGCCGCGAGGGGCCCGCCTCCGGCGTCGACGTGACGCTCCAGCGCCTGGACGACTCGGGCGCTGAGACGATCGGTCGGGGGACCACCAACGACGACGGCCGGCTTGACGAGCCGTTGCTGACGCCCGATCGGATGGAAACCGGAACCTACCGGCTCCTGTTCGACGTCGGAGACTACTACGACCGCGAGGGGAGGGAGTCGACGTTTCTGGACATAGTCCCGGTACGGTTCACCATCGCCGACGCGACGGAGCACTACCACGTCCCCCTCCTGCTGTCGCCGGGCGGGTACACGACCTATCGGGGGAGCTGA